The following nucleotide sequence is from Actinomycetota bacterium.
ATGGTCAGGCGCTGGCGCTCGCCGCCCGAGAGGCGGTAGCCCCGTTCGCCCACCACCGTGTCGAGGCCGTCGGGCAGCGAGGCCACCAGTTCGGCCAGCCGGGCCCGGCCCAGGGCGTCCCACAGTTCGCCTTCTGTCGCCTCGGGGCGGGCGAAGGCCAGGTTGGCCCGCACGGTGTCGTGGAACAGGTGGCCGTCCTGGGTGACCACCCCGACGGCCTCACGCAGGGCCCGTAGCGACAGGTCCCGAACGTCGACCCCGGCTAGGCGGACGGCGCCCCGGTCCACGTCGTAGAGGCGGGGGACGAGGGCGGCCAGCGTCGACTTGCCGGCCCCCGAGGGGCCCACCAGGGCGACCGTCTGGCCCGGCTCGACCCGCAGCGTCACGTCGTGGAGCACCTCCTCGCCGGCCCGGCTGTCGAGGTTGGCCACGTCCTCCAGGGAGGCGAGCGAGACCCGGTCGGCCGCCGGGTAGGAGAAGGAGACGCCCTCGAGCTCGACGGCCACCGGCCCCTCGGGCAGGGCCCGGGCACCCGGGCGGTCGGTGATCATCGGTTCGATGTCGAGCACCTCGAAGACCCGCTCGAAGCTGACCAGGGCGGTGGTCACGTCGAGGCGGGCGGTGGCCAGCGAGGTGAGCGGGCCGTACAAGCGGCTCAACAGCAGGGCCAGGGTGACGACCGTGCCCGCTGACAGGTCGCCCCGCAGGGCCAGCCAGCCTCCTAGGCCGTAGATGAGGGCCTGGGCCAGGCCCGAGACGAGCATGAGGGCCCGGACGAACACCTCCATGGCCATGGCCGAACGCACCCCGATGTCGCGCACCCGGGCCGCCCGCCGGCCGAACTCGGCCGACTCCGCCTCGGGCCGGCCGAACAGCTTGACGAGCATCGCCCCGGGGGCCGAGAACCGCTCTGTCATCTGCGAGGTCATGGCCGCGTTGTGGTCGGCCCCCTCCCGTTCGAGCTGGCCAACCCGTCTTCCCACCCGCCGGGCGGGCACCACGAAGACGGGCAGCAGCACGAGGGCCAGGAGCGTGACCTGCCACGACAAGCGGGCCATCACCACCACGGTGAGACCCAGGGCTATGAGGTTGGTGACGACGCCCGACAGGGCCGAGGTAAAGGCCCGTTGGGCGCCGATCACGTCGTTGTTGAGGCGGCTGACGAGCGCCCCCGTGCGGGTGCGGGTGAAGAAGGCCACGGGCATCGACTGCACGTGGTCGTAGACGGTGCGCCGCAGGTCGAAGATCAGGCCCTCGCCCACCTTGGCCGACTGGAGCCGTTCGAGCAGGCCGACGGCGGCCGCGGCCACGGCCAAGGCGGCGATGACGGCGGCCAGGGCCAGCACGGTCGAGGGCCCCTCCCCGTCGACGATGGCCTCCACGGCCCTCCCGGCCAGCACCGGTGTGGCCACCCCCAGCACCGCCCCGACGGTGCTCAGGGCCAGGAAGACGGTGAGGCGGGCGCGGTAGGGCCGGGCGAAGGTTGCCACCCGGCGCAGCGTGGCCCGGCGCAGGGGCCGGCGGGGGGCGTCGGGCTGCATGGCGCTCTCGAGGGCCATCCACATGTTCACGTCCATGGGGCGACCGTAAAACCTCAAGTACACTTGAGGTCAAGGGGGTTTCTGGTCGGGCTCGTAAGGAGCCCGTGTCCTGTACCCTTCTGCTGGCGCCCCGCGGTCTTCCCGCCCGCGGCGCGCGCCCCTCACCATGACCCTTCAGGTTTCACAGCTCCGCATCGAGATCGGCGCCCGGGTGTTGCTCGACGACGCCTCCTTTCAGGTGCTGGCCGGGGAGAAGGTGGCCCTGGTGGGGCCCAACGGGGCGGGCAAGACCACGCTGCTGCGAACGATCGCCGGCCAGGCCGCCCCCGCCGGGGGGTCCGTGCGCCTGCCGCCGCGCGTGGGCTGGCTGGCCCAGGACACCACCCCCCAGCCGGGCGTGGAGAAGGAGCTGGTGTTCGACCACCTGCTGGCGGCCAGCCCCCTGGCCACCCTGCGGGACAAGCTGGCCGACGCCCACGACCACATGCACGACGCCGGGGCGGACACCGACGCCCTCGACCGGGCCGTCCACCGCTACGGCGACCTGGAGGAGCGCTTCCGCCTGGGCGGGGGCTACGAGCTCGAACCGGCGGCCGAGCGCATCGCCGCCGGCCTGGGCCTCGACACCGACGCCCTGCTGTCCGATGTCGGCTCGCTCTCGGGCGGCCAGCGCCGTCGCCTGGAGCTGGCCCGCCTGCTGCTGGCCGGGGGTGACCTGCTGGTTCTCGACGAGCCCACCAACCACCTCGACGCCGAAGCCAAGGCCTTCGTCATGGGCTTTCTGCGCACGACGCCCAGCGCCGTTCTGGTCGTGAGCCACGACATCGAGCTCATGAACGACTCGATCGACCGGGTGCTGGCCCTGGAGGCCGGGCAACTGGCCGTCTACCGGGGCACGTACAGCCAGTTCCTGTCCAAGCGGGACGAGCGGGAGGCGGCCGCCGCCCGCGAGAACGTCAACGCCCAGCGCGAGATCGCCCGCCTCGAACGAACGGCCGACAAGTTCCGCCAGGGCAACGCCACCGCGGCCCGCAAGCGCAAGGCCCTCGAGCAGCGCATCGGGCGCATAGTCGAGCGCCAGGAGTCGGCCATGCCCGTGGTCAAGCGCCGGCCCCTCAAGGTGAGGTTCCCCGACCCGGTGCGGGCCGGCGATCTCGTGCTCACCGTCGACGGGCTGACCAAGCGCCTGGGAGGCACGACGGTGTTGCGCAACGTCGGGTTCACCGTGGGCCGCAGCGAGGTGTTCGTGGTCGTGGGCCCCAACGGGGCCGGCAAGACGACGCTGCTGCGCTGCATCTACGGCATCTACGCCCACGACGCCGGCTCGGTGCGGCTGGGCGCCAACGTGACTGTGGGTTACTACGCCCAAGAGCACGAAGACATCCGCCCCGGGGCCAGCGTGTTCGGGGTCATCTCCGACGCGGCCGCCCCCGGGCTCACCGAGGCCGAGCTACGGGGCATCCTCGGCCACTTCGGCCTCAAGGGCGACGTGGCCGACCAGGAGGCGGCCACCCTCTCGGGGGGCGAGAAGACCAAGCTGTCGCTGGCCCGCCTGGTGGCCGGGAAGGCCAACCTCCTGCTGCTCGACGAGCCCACCAACAACCTCGACACGGCGTCACGCGAGGCCGTCCTGGCCGCCCTCCAGCATTTCAAGGGCACGGTCGTCCTCGTCAGCCACGACGTCGACTTCGTCACCCAACTGGGCCCCGAACACGCCATCGTCCTACCCTCGGGCCGGGGCCTGCCCTTCGACGAGCGCATGCTCGACCTCGTCCCCCAGCGAGAGGCCCCCACCGCCGTACGAGCCTGAAGCCCGCGCCCGGCAGGCGCGGGCGGGTAACCTGGGAGGGCAGGGCGTACCGGCCGCGGGGGCCGGCCGCGACCCGCAGGAGGTGGCCGCAGATGTCGAAGCTCCGTGCCGTAGCCGGGTCGTTGGTAGCCGCCGGAGCGGTGGTGGTGGCGGCGGGGGCGACCGCCTTCGCGTGTGTGACGCCGGCGGTGATCAACCTGTCGACGGCCGAAGGGCGGCCCGGGCAGGTGGTGACCGTGACGGGCAAGGCGTTCAGTGCCCCGCCGGGGTCGTCGGGGGTGGAGGTGCGGTGGGCCGCGCCCAACGGGGTGCTGCTGGCCCAGGCCATGCCCGACGGCGACGGTACCTTCACGACTACGTTCACCGTCCCTGACGGGCCGCCAGGCTTCTACTCGGTGGTGGCCGTACTGCGCGACGCCGACGGGGCCGACGTGGCGGGCACGCCCGGGCGGGCCATGTTCGAGTTGCGTACGGTGGCCGCCGCGCCGACGGCCGAGCCCGACCTGCAGGCCTTCACCCCGGTGGCCGAACCGGTGGGTTCGAGCTTCCCGGTGGCCCTGGTGGCCGGCCTGGGCGTCGTGGGGCTGGTGCTGTTCGCCGGCGGGTTCGTGGCGGTCACGCGCACGCGGCGCACGAGCCGCCCCGTGCCGGCGCCGGTCCGCCGCGACTGAGCCGTCGGCCTTCCAGGCGGCTCCGCCCCCACCGCTCGAGGTGGTGGTCGTCCGCAGCGCCCGGCGGCGCAAGACGGTGGAGGCCCGCGTCGTCGACGGGGTGATCCGGGTACGGGTCCCGGCCCGGATGAGCAAGGCCGACGAGCGAGTACACGTGGAGCGGCTGGTGGCCCGCCTGGAACGGCGCCGGGTGGCGGCCACCATCGACCTCGACGGCCGGGCCGCGGCCCTGGCCCGCCGCTACGACCTGCCCCGGCCCCGATCGGTGGCCTGGGCGGACAACCAGGAGAAGCGGTGGGGGTCGTGCACCCCCAGCCAGGGGACCGTGCGCCTCTCGTCGCGGCTGGCGGCCCTGCCCCCGTGGGTCGTCGACGCCGTGATCGTCCACGAGCTGGCCCACCTGGTCGAGCCCGGCCACACGCCCGCCTTCTGGGCGCTGGTCAACCGCTACCCCCGGGCCGAGCGGGCCCTCGGTTACCTCATGGCCCTGGGCCTGGCCGGCGGTACGGCTGACCCGGGCGGGAGCGGGTAACCCGGCCACCGGGTGAGCCGTTTGGCTCATTGTGCTCAACCCGGGGCCAGGCCGCGACGACAGGACCTACGTGCGCCGCGCCGCTGTCTTCGCTGCCGTCCTGTCCCTCCTGGCCAGCTCCGGGGCCACCGCCAGGGCCCAGGGGCCGGCCCCCGGGGCCGACCGCTACGAGCAAGGCCGTGACCCCCGGGGCCTGGTGCTCGACGGGCTGGTGCGCCATGGCCCGTCGGGGGTGTGCCGGGGCAACTACGAGCTGGCCCATCGGGACCGGGTCAACGGGGTGCTCCAGGCTCTGTGTACCCACGGGCCGGACCCCGCGCCGGCCGGGGTGGACGTCCGCCAGCGCCGGCCCCCCGACGCCTCGGCCACCTTGGAGGGCAGCCCCTCGGTGGCCCCGGCCCAGACCGGCATCCAGTGCTACGGCAACGGCAGCGACGGCTACCGGGTGCAACTCGTGTACGCCCGGGCGGCCAACGTGCCGGACCGGTTCAGCACCTACCAGGCCTCGTTCGTGCAGTGGGCGGCCAACGTCGACCTGATGACCAACGCCTCGGCGGCCAAGACGGGAGGCACCCGCCACGTCCGCTTCGTGACCGGATCGTCGTGCCTGC
It contains:
- a CDS encoding ABC transporter ATP-binding protein; translation: MDVNMWMALESAMQPDAPRRPLRRATLRRVATFARPYRARLTVFLALSTVGAVLGVATPVLAGRAVEAIVDGEGPSTVLALAAVIAALAVAAAAVGLLERLQSAKVGEGLIFDLRRTVYDHVQSMPVAFFTRTRTGALVSRLNNDVIGAQRAFTSALSGVVTNLIALGLTVVVMARLSWQVTLLALVLLPVFVVPARRVGRRVGQLEREGADHNAAMTSQMTERFSAPGAMLVKLFGRPEAESAEFGRRAARVRDIGVRSAMAMEVFVRALMLVSGLAQALIYGLGGWLALRGDLSAGTVVTLALLLSRLYGPLTSLATARLDVTTALVSFERVFEVLDIEPMITDRPGARALPEGPVAVELEGVSFSYPAADRVSLASLEDVANLDSRAGEEVLHDVTLRVEPGQTVALVGPSGAGKSTLAALVPRLYDVDRGAVRLAGVDVRDLSLRALREAVGVVTQDGHLFHDTVRANLAFARPEATEGELWDALGRARLAELVASLPDGLDTVVGERGYRLSGGERQRLTIARLLLARPRVVILDEATAHLDNQSEAAVQEALAEALAGRTAIVIAHRLSTIRSADQILVVDGGRVVERGTHADLEAAGGAYARLLASRPAVAELVEDGVGQRREGLHGPLPELVAAQGGTGHARLTVDP
- a CDS encoding ABC-F family ATP-binding cassette domain-containing protein gives rise to the protein MTLQVSQLRIEIGARVLLDDASFQVLAGEKVALVGPNGAGKTTLLRTIAGQAAPAGGSVRLPPRVGWLAQDTTPQPGVEKELVFDHLLAASPLATLRDKLADAHDHMHDAGADTDALDRAVHRYGDLEERFRLGGGYELEPAAERIAAGLGLDTDALLSDVGSLSGGQRRRLELARLLLAGGDLLVLDEPTNHLDAEAKAFVMGFLRTTPSAVLVVSHDIELMNDSIDRVLALEAGQLAVYRGTYSQFLSKRDEREAAAARENVNAQREIARLERTADKFRQGNATAARKRKALEQRIGRIVERQESAMPVVKRRPLKVRFPDPVRAGDLVLTVDGLTKRLGGTTVLRNVGFTVGRSEVFVVVGPNGAGKTTLLRCIYGIYAHDAGSVRLGANVTVGYYAQEHEDIRPGASVFGVISDAAAPGLTEAELRGILGHFGLKGDVADQEAATLSGGEKTKLSLARLVAGKANLLLLDEPTNNLDTASREAVLAALQHFKGTVVLVSHDVDFVTQLGPEHAIVLPSGRGLPFDERMLDLVPQREAPTAVRA
- a CDS encoding M48 family metallopeptidase, with product MVVRSARRRKTVEARVVDGVIRVRVPARMSKADERVHVERLVARLERRRVAATIDLDGRAAALARRYDLPRPRSVAWADNQEKRWGSCTPSQGTVRLSSRLAALPPWVVDAVIVHELAHLVEPGHTPAFWALVNRYPRAERALGYLMALGLAGGTADPGGSG